TCCAACAAGTAATAATGATAACAACCTTTTTTTAATCACATTTTTCTTCATAAAATATTCGCGGTAACTCCGCTACCTCCCTTATATAATTAAATTTCCTATTTAGCAACATTTCATATATCTATATTATATGAATAAAACTCTAAGTATCTTTGTAATATCTCAAAATATTGACGTCAATCTTTTGTAGATAACACAAAAGATTGATTTATATCTTTTGGAAAGCAACACAAAAGATTGACTTATATCTTTTGAAAAATAACACAAAAGAAAGGTTTCTATTTGCTAAAAATTAAAGCAAAATCTCACTTTGCATACATCAGAATCTAACACAAAAAATATATTCTGATGTCAATATGTGATAAAATAAATCATATGATACAACTAGAAAGGCAGGTCATTTTAATGACAAATATTCAAACAATAATAAATGAATTATCTCCACTTGATTATAAAAATATAAAAAACCAAAAATGCGATTCTGTGACTTATGACTCTAGAAAAGCAATTTCAAATTCGGTTTTTGTAGCTATAAGAGGTTTTAAAGTAGATGGGCATAAGTTTATCCCCTCAGCTATAGAAAACGGATGCACTACAATAGTGTGTGAAAATTATCCTGAAAATATCGATCCTAATATAGCATTCATAAGAGTTTCTGACTCTAGAGAGGCTCTTGGAATTTGCTCTAAAACTATATACGATGACTTTTCTGACAAAATGCCTCTAATAGGCATAACTGGTACAAATGGAAAAACAAGTTCTACGTACTTACTTCAAGGTTTGTTTGAAACTGCTGGTGAAAAAATAGGATTCATTGGTACAAATGGAGTACACACAGATGGTGTAACCACTCCACTTGGAAATACTACTCCAGAGTCATCAGAGCTCTACAAACTATTCAGTAAAATGCATAAAAACGGTACAAATTACGCTTTTATGGAAGTCTCATCTCATGCAACAGTTTTGAAACGAATACAGGGACTCAAATACAAAGTAGGCATATTTACAAATTTAACTGAGGACCACTTGATTTTCCACAAAACTATGGAAAATTATTACAATGCAAAAAAAGATTTCTTCAATTCTGTGGAACACTGCGTGATAAACATAGATGATGAATATGGACAAAGGCTGTACCGCGAACTTTTAGCAGAAGACAAAAAAGTCTATAGCTATAGTCTCAAGAAAGATTCTGATTTTAGAGCAGAAATACTTGAAGCCTCTCTAAATGGCTCTGTGTTTAGATTTACTTGTTCAAAGGGAAGCATAGATTTGACACTCAGCCTACCTGGAATATTTAATATTCAAAATGCTCTAGGAGTTATAGGTGCTGGAATCATCTGCGGATTAAACCTTGAAACTATAAAACGTGGATTCGCAAATCTAAAAGGCATCCCCGGTAGATTTGAATCTCTTGAAACCACACTAGCTTGTACTGTAATACTTGACTTTGCCCACACTCCTGATGGTCTTGAAAAAGTCATGCAAACTATAGAAGCTCTCTCTAGTAATAGAAAAATAGCTCTATTTGGTGCTCAAGGCGAAAGAGACAAAGCAAGGCGTGGACAAATGGGAAAAATATCTGGAAAGTATGCCGATATAACTATACTCACAGAAGACAATCCCGTGTTTGAAGACCCTAAAGATATATGCCTTGAAATAGCGGAAGGTGTAAAATCTGAAAATGGTGAATTCAAAATAATAGTAGACCGATCTGAAGCCATAAACTATGTAATAAAAAACCATCTTCCTGGGGATATTATAGTTTTAGCTGGTAAATCAACTGAGCCGTATCAAATTGTAGGTGATAAAAAAATACCATATAGCGAAAGAGATATCGCAATAAAGGCACTTAGAGAAGCTGAAAAAATTTAGCTAAAAAACTCCAGTCAGAAATCCTCACTATCAAAGTGATTTTTGACTGGAGTTTTTAATATTAAATTCTGATTTAGCTCGTCTTAAGTTCTAAATCTCTTTGCTTTGATTTTTTAGAAACTTCCCAGTTTCTAGCTTTAGTTCTTCTATCCCAAAGTTCTTTATAAAGTCCCCCACGTTTTAATATATCTTGATGTGAGCCTCTATCTACAAGTTTTCCATCATCTAAAACTACTATCTGATCTGCATTTTTTATAGTTTTTAACTTGTGAGCTATGACTATCAATGTCTTGTTCTTTACAAGTTCGCTTATAGCTTCCTGTATATATTTTTCATTATCCGGATCGACACTAGCAGTTGCTTCATCTAACAGTACTATCGGCGCATCTTTCAATATAGCTCTAGCTATTGATATTCTTTGACTTTCACCACCAGATAGTGATGCTCCACCTTCTCCAACCATTGTCTCAAATCCATGTTCTAGTTTTTCTATAAATTCATAGCATCTAGCTTTTTTACACGCTTCTATAACTTCTTTCATACTAGCCTCTGGCCTTGCTATCTTTATATTAGCTAATATGGTGTCATTGAATAAATAGACATTTTGAAACACCATACTTATATTCTTTAAAAGACTATCGCAAGTCATATCTTTTATATTTTGACCGCCAATCCTTATTTCACCTTCATTCACATCCCAAAATCTAGCTATCAAATTTGTTATAGTAGTTTTTCCGCAACCTGACTTTCCAACTAAAGCAGTCATTGTTTTTTCTTTTATAGCAAATGAAATATCAGACAGCACTTTTTTATCTTCATATGCAAAACTAACGTCCTTAAATTCTATGTCAAAATTATCTAATTCTATGTTCTTTCCATTTTTGTCTATAACTTCATACCCCATGACTTCATCATATCTATCGAGAGCAGTTTCCATTATTCTAGCTAGCGCCACTACAGAACCAAGCATTTGAAATGGAACAAAAAACTGAAATACATATATGAGTATCATGAGTCCAAACTCAACATCTATTTGACCGCCTAACATGAGCCTAGATGACATAAGCACTACAAGCCCTACTCCAATACCAAACCATCCATCAAAACCTATGAATTTCTTAGCAAAGCCTTGTTCAAAATCTATAGCATAATCTCTAGTCACCCTGAAAGTATTGTGAAGTTTTTTCATTTGTTCTCCCTGCAAATTGAAAACCTTAATTACCCCTATACCTTTTACAAATTCTATAACACTTCCAACTAGTACGCCCATTTGAGCTTGGCGTTTATCTGCGTGTTTTTTAGAATAATCATCCATTCCTTTTAAAAGCTTATAACCTATTGCAAATATCAAGACAGATATCAATCCG
This genomic interval from Tissierellales bacterium contains the following:
- a CDS encoding ABC transporter ATP-binding protein/permease, with amino-acid sequence MLSIVRRLLGISDVYKRELKLAIVVAFFEGIFTIGPQMLVMWTIYNAITTGIDKEFVLRTTLLLIGTIVMRVIFHRLVDGLQSGTGYKIFAQERMRIGEHLKRLPMGYFSEGMVGEVSSIVTTDILFVEMFGMSTLSKIVNAYINMFLGSLMMFIFDWRIGLISVLIFAIGYKLLKGMDDYSKKHADKRQAQMGVLVGSVIEFVKGIGVIKVFNLQGEQMKKLHNTFRVTRDYAIDFEQGFAKKFIGFDGWFGIGVGLVVLMSSRLMLGGQIDVEFGLMILIYVFQFFVPFQMLGSVVALARIMETALDRYDEVMGYEVIDKNGKNIELDNFDIEFKDVSFAYEDKKVLSDISFAIKEKTMTALVGKSGCGKTTITNLIARFWDVNEGEIRIGGQNIKDMTCDSLLKNISMVFQNVYLFNDTILANIKIARPEASMKEVIEACKKARCYEFIEKLEHGFETMVGEGGASLSGGESQRISIARAILKDAPIVLLDEATASVDPDNEKYIQEAISELVKNKTLIVIAHKLKTIKNADQIVVLDDGKLVDRGSHQDILKRGGLYKELWDRRTKARNWEVSKKSKQRDLELKTS
- a CDS encoding UDP-N-acetylmuramoyl-L-alanyl-D-glutamate--2,6-diaminopimelate ligase; the encoded protein is MTNIQTIINELSPLDYKNIKNQKCDSVTYDSRKAISNSVFVAIRGFKVDGHKFIPSAIENGCTTIVCENYPENIDPNIAFIRVSDSREALGICSKTIYDDFSDKMPLIGITGTNGKTSSTYLLQGLFETAGEKIGFIGTNGVHTDGVTTPLGNTTPESSELYKLFSKMHKNGTNYAFMEVSSHATVLKRIQGLKYKVGIFTNLTEDHLIFHKTMENYYNAKKDFFNSVEHCVINIDDEYGQRLYRELLAEDKKVYSYSLKKDSDFRAEILEASLNGSVFRFTCSKGSIDLTLSLPGIFNIQNALGVIGAGIICGLNLETIKRGFANLKGIPGRFESLETTLACTVILDFAHTPDGLEKVMQTIEALSSNRKIALFGAQGERDKARRGQMGKISGKYADITILTEDNPVFEDPKDICLEIAEGVKSENGEFKIIVDRSEAINYVIKNHLPGDIIVLAGKSTEPYQIVGDKKIPYSERDIAIKALREAEKI